One genomic segment of Microcella indica includes these proteins:
- a CDS encoding L-lactate permease, giving the protein MLTIVALAPVLLVLVLMTVLGWSAARAGLVTAAVTLVLALTVFGFGGEDAQVGVAASLAGVLAEAGFIALTVIGIIGPALGIHYLQRSTGAAARLRQALAMLHPDPRLGAILVAWFFALFLEGAAGFGTPVALAAPFLVAAGMPALPAVAAALVGHAAGVSFGAIGTPVLAQSALVDATSAELAQSTVVYHLALGVVLVAVMVVIIGRAYGHFRGLWWWGALAAVCFFVPYGLIAWFLGPELPTLGGALVGVLVFSFVLVRHRRRVHARGETGVPDEVVTTHPHPDARDVVTAEITVLRAAAPYLVLVGVVLLTRLIGPLRETLQSVTLAWELPGGFAGSVQPLYHPTMLLTIAFLAGALLQRASWRRIRVAFVTATLQLGPVLVALVAMITIARTMTASGMTEQLALAAAGLGLAWPVFAPLVGAFGTFITGSATASNLLFTDLQSSTARALALPELPLLGAQGFGAAVGNIIAPHNIVAAVATVGLTGQEGKVLRTTVPTALAYLVLGGLLALLFVL; this is encoded by the coding sequence GTGCTGACCATAGTCGCGCTCGCCCCCGTCCTGCTCGTGCTTGTCCTCATGACGGTGCTCGGCTGGTCGGCCGCGCGCGCAGGCCTCGTCACGGCCGCCGTGACGCTCGTGCTCGCGCTCACCGTGTTCGGCTTCGGTGGCGAGGACGCCCAGGTCGGTGTCGCCGCGAGTCTCGCCGGGGTGCTCGCGGAAGCCGGCTTCATCGCGCTCACCGTGATCGGCATCATCGGGCCGGCCCTGGGCATCCACTATCTGCAGCGCAGCACGGGCGCCGCCGCCCGCCTGCGCCAGGCGCTCGCGATGCTGCACCCCGACCCGCGATTGGGCGCGATCCTCGTCGCGTGGTTCTTCGCGCTCTTCCTCGAGGGCGCGGCAGGCTTCGGCACGCCCGTCGCTCTCGCGGCGCCCTTCCTCGTCGCTGCGGGCATGCCCGCCCTGCCGGCCGTCGCCGCGGCGCTCGTCGGTCACGCGGCGGGCGTCTCGTTCGGGGCGATCGGCACGCCCGTGCTCGCCCAGAGCGCCCTCGTCGACGCGACCAGCGCCGAGCTCGCGCAGTCGACGGTCGTGTACCACCTCGCCCTCGGGGTCGTGCTCGTTGCCGTCATGGTGGTCATCATCGGGCGCGCCTACGGGCACTTCCGCGGCCTGTGGTGGTGGGGGGCGCTCGCCGCCGTGTGCTTCTTCGTGCCGTACGGGCTCATCGCGTGGTTCCTCGGGCCTGAGCTGCCCACCCTCGGCGGGGCTCTCGTGGGCGTGCTGGTGTTCTCGTTCGTGCTCGTGCGGCATCGGCGGCGCGTCCACGCGCGCGGCGAGACGGGAGTGCCCGATGAGGTGGTCACCACCCATCCGCATCCGGATGCTCGCGACGTCGTCACCGCGGAGATCACGGTTCTGCGCGCCGCCGCCCCGTACCTCGTGCTGGTCGGCGTCGTCCTGCTGACGCGGCTCATCGGCCCTCTGCGGGAGACTCTGCAGTCAGTCACTCTGGCGTGGGAGCTGCCCGGAGGCTTCGCCGGCAGCGTGCAGCCGCTCTACCACCCCACGATGCTGCTCACGATCGCGTTCCTCGCGGGGGCGCTGCTGCAGCGGGCCTCCTGGCGGCGCATCCGCGTGGCCTTCGTCACGGCGACGCTGCAGCTCGGCCCCGTGCTCGTCGCGCTCGTGGCGATGATCACGATCGCGCGCACCATGACCGCCTCGGGCATGACCGAGCAGCTCGCGCTCGCCGCCGCCGGGCTGGGGCTCGCGTGGCCCGTCTTTGCGCCCCTGGTCGGCGCGTTCGGCACGTTCATCACCGGCTCGGCGACCGCCTCGAACCTGCTGTTCACCGACCTGCAGAGCTCGACCGCACGGGCGCTCGCGCTGCCCGAGCTGCCGCTGCTCGGCGCGCAGGGCTTCGGCGCCGCGGTCGGCAACATTATCGCGCCGCACAACATCGTGGCCGCGGTCGCGACCGTGGGCCTCACGGGCCAGGAGGGGAAGGTGCTGCGCACGACCGTGCCGACCGCGCTCGCCTACCTCGTGCTCGGCGGGCTGCTCGCGCTGCTGTTCGTGTTGTAG
- a CDS encoding DedA family protein codes for MDIGLFDVEGIITGAGPWALAVVCLIVFVETGLLVGFLLPGDTLLILTGVLTFTGVIPQPIWLVALCIMLATMAGDNLGYLIGRKVGPPIFERKSAGFFSRRSVARTEAFFAKYGGWAVTIARFIAVVRTISPVAAGVGKMQYRKFFLFDTLGAALWGVGLPALGYGIAQIPGVAAWVVEYIDLVLIILIGLVLIGIAYHWFHERHQQRKEDELERQGVELPPVEIWQDEPEHDGKHEAKEPASSRRTYGIGPHDGKHEKNDELP; via the coding sequence ATGGATATCGGTCTCTTCGACGTGGAAGGCATCATCACGGGAGCGGGGCCCTGGGCTCTCGCGGTCGTGTGCCTCATCGTCTTCGTCGAGACCGGCCTCCTCGTCGGCTTCCTCCTGCCGGGCGACACGCTCCTCATCCTCACGGGCGTGCTCACCTTCACCGGGGTCATCCCGCAGCCGATCTGGCTCGTGGCCCTGTGCATCATGCTCGCGACGATGGCGGGCGACAACCTCGGGTACCTGATCGGCCGCAAGGTCGGGCCGCCCATCTTCGAGCGCAAGTCGGCCGGCTTCTTCAGCCGCCGCAGCGTCGCCCGCACTGAGGCGTTCTTCGCGAAGTACGGCGGCTGGGCGGTCACGATCGCGCGCTTCATCGCCGTCGTGCGCACCATCTCGCCCGTCGCCGCGGGCGTCGGCAAGATGCAGTACCGCAAGTTCTTCCTCTTCGACACCCTCGGTGCCGCGCTGTGGGGCGTGGGCCTGCCCGCACTCGGCTACGGCATCGCGCAGATTCCGGGTGTGGCCGCGTGGGTCGTGGAGTACATCGACCTCGTGCTGATCATCCTCATCGGCCTCGTGCTCATCGGCATCGCGTACCACTGGTTCCACGAGCGCCACCAGCAGCGCAAGGAGGACGAGCTCGAGAGGCAGGGCGTCGAGCTGCCTCCCGTGGAGATCTGGCAGGACGAGCCCGAGCACGACGGCAAGCACGAGGCGAAGGAGCCCGCGTCGAGCCGCCGCACGTACGGCATCGGCCCGCACGATGGCAAGCACGAGAAGAACGACGAGCTGCCGTGA
- a CDS encoding PucR family transcriptional regulator — MPITVADLTSHAQLGLRIVWADERAAARPWSWVHSSDLADPTPFLGEGDALLTTGTQWSNDDDIEPWVARLAAAGVPGVGFGTEVIRDGTPEALVEACERHGIALLEVPYRTPFIAVTRAVADADARERYARVRWTLETQRALALAALRREGVAAVLAELARRIEAPVALVEAAGAHGEAPETVADAAHRMLAAGRRAARTVDGWSLQTVGAPGSLAGVLAVGPTTPDDDAVRAVVTSVVAMAGLAPRALHSSESGDAGERLEHLRTHLARLLAESDPAPPLLLELGDETAADLLATLRAHDSSTGEQLEATLTAWLQEDAVAEAAALRLGIHRHTVRARVRRAGDVLDRDLSSLAARAELWAALHAEARL, encoded by the coding sequence ATGCCCATCACCGTCGCCGACCTCACCTCGCACGCGCAGCTCGGGCTGCGCATCGTGTGGGCAGACGAGCGGGCCGCCGCGCGCCCCTGGAGCTGGGTGCACTCGAGCGACCTCGCCGACCCCACCCCCTTTCTCGGCGAGGGCGACGCCCTGCTGACCACCGGCACGCAGTGGAGCAACGACGACGACATCGAGCCGTGGGTCGCACGCCTCGCGGCCGCCGGCGTGCCCGGCGTCGGCTTCGGCACGGAGGTGATCCGCGACGGCACGCCGGAGGCGCTCGTGGAGGCGTGCGAGCGGCACGGCATCGCCCTGCTCGAGGTGCCGTACCGCACCCCCTTCATCGCCGTCACGCGCGCCGTCGCCGACGCGGACGCACGCGAGAGGTACGCCCGCGTGCGGTGGACGCTCGAGACCCAGCGCGCCCTCGCCCTCGCCGCGCTGCGACGCGAGGGGGTCGCGGCCGTGCTCGCGGAGCTCGCCCGCCGTATCGAGGCACCGGTCGCGCTCGTGGAGGCCGCCGGCGCGCACGGCGAGGCTCCTGAGACTGTGGCCGACGCAGCGCACCGGATGCTCGCCGCGGGTCGCCGCGCCGCCCGCACGGTCGACGGCTGGAGCCTGCAGACCGTCGGCGCACCCGGGTCGCTTGCGGGCGTGCTCGCCGTCGGCCCGACGACGCCCGACGACGACGCCGTGCGCGCCGTCGTCACGAGCGTCGTCGCCATGGCCGGGCTCGCACCGCGCGCCCTGCACTCGTCCGAGAGCGGTGATGCTGGCGAGCGGCTGGAGCACCTGCGCACGCACCTGGCGCGACTGCTCGCCGAGAGCGACCCGGCTCCCCCGCTCCTCCTTGAGCTCGGCGACGAGACAGCCGCCGACCTGCTCGCGACACTGCGCGCGCACGACTCCTCGACAGGCGAGCAGCTCGAGGCGACCCTCACCGCCTGGCTGCAGGAGGACGCCGTGGCGGAGGCGGCGGCGCTGCGGCTGGGCATCCACCGTCATACGGTGCGCGCCCGCGTACGCCGCGCCGGCGACGTGCTCGATCGCGACCTGTCGTCGCTCGCGGCGCGCGCAGAGCTGTGGGCCGCGCTGCACGCCGAGGCCCGCCTCTGA